One Sediminicola sp. YIK13 DNA segment encodes these proteins:
- a CDS encoding haloacid dehalogenase type II: MHSKPRLLIFDVNETLLDLKPMKVAINNALANELAFDNWFSSLLHYSLVESISGKYQDFGKVGAATLKMTAEKFEKQISESKIKDVLSLIKKLPPHPDVVQGLTILKNSGVKMVALTNGTMEVVKAQMAFAEIDHFFDELFSVENVKQYKPHPLTYTHVVKEMKASPIYSMLIAAHGWDIAGAQRAGLMTAFVSRPGKFPYPLAEEADITGSNILSIAKSLV, encoded by the coding sequence ATGCACTCCAAACCAAGGTTGCTCATTTTTGATGTTAATGAAACGCTATTGGATTTAAAACCGATGAAAGTGGCCATTAACAATGCCTTGGCAAATGAACTTGCCTTTGATAACTGGTTTTCCTCTCTTTTGCACTACTCACTGGTCGAATCTATTTCAGGGAAGTACCAAGATTTTGGAAAAGTAGGAGCAGCAACGCTTAAAATGACAGCAGAAAAATTTGAAAAGCAAATCTCTGAGAGCAAAATTAAGGATGTTCTAAGTTTGATAAAAAAATTACCCCCACATCCCGATGTTGTGCAAGGACTTACCATACTTAAAAATAGCGGGGTAAAAATGGTCGCCTTGACCAATGGCACAATGGAGGTTGTGAAAGCCCAAATGGCATTTGCAGAAATTGACCACTTCTTTGATGAACTTTTTAGTGTGGAGAATGTGAAACAGTACAAGCCACATCCTTTAACCTATACCCATGTGGTAAAGGAAATGAAAGCTTCGCCAATTTATTCCATGCTGATTGCCGCCCATGGATGGGACATTGCGGGTGCCCAAAGAGCCGGACTAATGACTGCTTTTGTTTCAAGGCCCGGAAAATTCCCATATCCTTTGGCAGAAGAAGCCGATATTACCGGAAGTAACATTCTATCAATAGCAAAGTCCTTGGTTTAA
- a CDS encoding cold-shock protein — translation MARAQETFNKKEKEKKRLKKREEKMKKKEARKANSKGGDFEDMIAYVDENGHLTDTPPDPSKKVKVDAESIVIGIPKKEDYEEEEVADKTGKVSYFDTSKGFGFIIDSVSQEKYFVHVSGLIDEVLENDKVTFELEKGLKGMNAVRVKKI, via the coding sequence ATGGCGAGAGCACAGGAAACCTTTAATAAAAAAGAAAAAGAGAAAAAGCGTTTGAAAAAACGTGAGGAAAAAATGAAGAAGAAAGAAGCCCGTAAGGCAAATTCCAAAGGCGGAGACTTTGAGGATATGATTGCTTACGTGGATGAAAACGGACATCTTACAGATACCCCGCCAGATCCATCAAAAAAGGTGAAAGTTGATGCGGAAAGTATCGTAATAGGGATTCCAAAGAAAGAGGATTACGAAGAAGAGGAAGTTGCTGACAAAACTGGTAAGGTATCTTACTTTGATACTTCAAAAGGTTTTGGTTTCATTATAGACAGTGTTTCCCAAGAAAAATATTTCGTCCATGTGAGTGGACTTATCGACGAAGTTCTTGAGAACGATAAAGTTACCTTTGAATTAGAAAAAGGTCTTAAGGGGATGAATGCCGTTCGCGTTAAGAAAATCTAG
- a CDS encoding MFS transporter — protein sequence MNKKDPYAALRFKEFNIFLLVRFAMVFAWSMQFVVIEWEVYSITKNPLSLGIIGLMEVIPAVGMALLAGHIVDQSEKRNLLIKCLLGFSVISFGLFLLTWPRIVADWSTNIILYSIYFLVFLGGFVRAFMGPTVFSLFSLVVPKKIYPNAATWSSSVWQMASVLGPALAGFSITWIGVHWSMCLIVGFSALALVFLFQIPKKPILNPKIGESMMTSLKEGVSYVLKTKAIFGAITLDMIAVLFGGAIALLPIYAQDILKVGAEGFGVLRAAPAVGAFIIMFASAYFPLHRNAGMKLLVAVFGFGICIIIFGLSQTFWISVLALFFSGVTDGISMIIRQTILQLKTPDHMRGRVSSVNSMFVGSSNELGAFESGLTAKLMGTVTAVVFGGTMTLLTVLGFGIFSPTFRKLDLKDDLDKHESEE from the coding sequence ATGAATAAAAAGGATCCATATGCAGCCTTGCGATTTAAGGAATTTAATATTTTTTTGTTGGTTCGTTTTGCAATGGTCTTTGCTTGGTCCATGCAATTTGTGGTAATAGAATGGGAGGTATACAGCATTACAAAAAATCCGTTGTCCCTGGGAATTATTGGTTTGATGGAGGTTATTCCCGCAGTGGGGATGGCCTTGTTGGCGGGTCATATTGTAGATCAATCGGAAAAAAGAAATCTCCTCATAAAATGTCTCCTTGGATTTTCTGTCATAAGTTTTGGGCTGTTTTTACTGACCTGGCCAAGAATAGTGGCCGATTGGTCCACCAACATTATCCTGTATTCTATTTACTTTTTGGTATTCTTGGGCGGCTTTGTAAGAGCCTTTATGGGTCCAACTGTTTTCTCTTTGTTTTCTTTAGTAGTTCCCAAAAAAATATATCCCAATGCTGCAACTTGGAGTAGTTCCGTTTGGCAAATGGCCTCCGTTCTTGGGCCCGCATTGGCCGGATTTTCCATAACATGGATAGGGGTTCACTGGTCTATGTGCCTAATTGTGGGCTTTTCTGCCCTTGCGTTGGTTTTTTTATTTCAAATACCAAAAAAACCAATCTTGAATCCAAAAATAGGGGAGTCCATGATGACCAGCCTAAAGGAAGGGGTATCCTATGTCTTAAAGACCAAAGCTATATTTGGAGCTATCACACTAGATATGATTGCCGTTCTCTTTGGAGGAGCCATTGCCCTATTACCTATTTATGCGCAGGATATCCTAAAAGTTGGGGCAGAGGGATTTGGGGTATTAAGGGCGGCACCCGCTGTGGGAGCCTTTATTATCATGTTCGCATCGGCCTATTTCCCTTTGCATAGAAATGCCGGAATGAAGCTATTGGTTGCCGTCTTCGGATTTGGCATCTGTATTATCATTTTTGGATTGTCCCAAACTTTTTGGATATCGGTCCTAGCACTTTTCTTTAGTGGTGTTACGGATGGAATTTCCATGATCATCAGACAGACCATCCTGCAATTAAAAACACCAGACCACATGCGAGGGCGGGTATCCTCTGTAAATTCGATGTTTGTAGGTTCATCAAATGAGCTAGGAGCTTTTGAGAGTGGACTTACCGCTAAATTGATGGGAACGGTTACCGCGGTGGTCTTTGGAGGAACTATGACCCTGTTAACGGTTCTCGGATTTGGGATTTTCTCTCCTACCTTCAGAAAATTGGATTTAAAAGATGATTTGGATAAACACGAATCTGAAGAATAA
- a CDS encoding OmpA/MotB family protein produces MKKISLSLLTVVLLASCVSKKKYVQLEQEHGQTKSQLTKTAVEKEELEAKFAKIEARVADYNSKINELTEENDAQFVTVDGVAVISNDVKKQMRATLKNVAPGKLSEAKTLKDSMNLALSYNLQKSIDTNTLNEDEDIAIDIDETVVMISISDKLLFNTASYNVSSKANDILQKLANIINSEPSIEVMVEGHTDARTINTPKLADNWDLSVMRATSVVRKLQNEFNVAPEKLIASGRSSYQPLVSNDTKEDRAKNRRTRIVILPNIDKFFALMASNE; encoded by the coding sequence ATGAAAAAAATTTCACTTAGTTTATTAACAGTAGTCCTACTTGCTTCTTGTGTTTCTAAAAAGAAATATGTGCAATTGGAACAGGAACATGGCCAAACAAAAAGTCAATTGACCAAAACTGCTGTAGAAAAGGAAGAACTTGAAGCTAAATTTGCTAAAATAGAGGCAAGAGTTGCAGATTACAATTCTAAGATCAATGAATTAACAGAAGAAAACGATGCCCAATTCGTTACTGTTGATGGAGTTGCCGTTATTTCCAATGATGTTAAAAAACAAATGCGTGCGACATTGAAAAATGTAGCTCCCGGTAAATTAAGCGAAGCTAAAACGCTAAAAGATTCCATGAATTTGGCATTGTCCTACAATCTTCAAAAATCGATTGATACCAATACCTTGAACGAGGATGAGGATATCGCCATTGACATAGATGAGACTGTGGTAATGATTTCTATCTCTGATAAATTGTTGTTCAATACGGCTAGTTATAATGTAAGTAGCAAAGCGAATGATATTTTGCAAAAATTGGCCAACATCATCAATTCTGAGCCAAGTATTGAAGTTATGGTAGAAGGTCATACCGATGCCAGAACCATCAACACACCTAAGTTGGCAGACAACTGGGATTTGAGTGTAATGCGTGCTACTTCAGTAGTAAGAAAATTACAAAACGAATTCAACGTTGCTCCTGAAAAATTAATTGCTTCAGGAAGAAGTAGCTATCAGCCATTGGTATCTAATGATACTAAAGAGGATAGGGCTAAAAATAGAAGAACTCGTATTGTGATCTTACCAAACATCGACAAGTTTTTTGCATTAATGGCCTCTAACGAATAA
- the treF gene encoding alpha,alpha-trehalase TreF, with product MKILNWGSILILFLFLSCKNETPKETTIDFYESQLFQDVQMNTVFKDSKTFVDLVPDRSYQELITLYEQEKNNPAFDLNTFVNSHFSDQFNSSTAKFETDTTKNMYQHISNIWGMLTRPPDEAVAHSSRIPLPKEYVVPGGRFREIYYWDSYFTIEGLLADNKNALATNMVDNFSHLIDTLGFIPNGTRDYYLSRSQPPFYTLMVTALTKGEDQKFMEYLPYIEKEYNFWMDGETDLKPGELSRHVVKTTEGTVLNRYWDKRDSPRQESYKEDVHLAAQFNTEAEKKRLYANLRAGAESGWDFSTRWYGKAGDFGSITTTTIAPVDLNCLLYYMETQLARGYQLKGELEVAESFTSKAELRRKAIQKVFWSGKDSFFMDLDVPKATVRDQMTLAGVFPLFFNLATKEQAQMVMEHLMNDFLKDGGLLTTLENSGQQWDAPNGWAPLQWIAVKGLLNYGFDNEAKEIMTRWLALNEKVYANTGKMMEKYNVEDVTLLSGGGEYDLQDGFGWTNGVALGFRQLMDEME from the coding sequence ATGAAGATTTTAAATTGGGGATCCATTCTAATCCTGTTCTTATTCCTTTCCTGTAAAAATGAGACGCCCAAAGAAACCACGATCGATTTCTATGAAAGCCAATTATTCCAGGATGTACAAATGAACACCGTATTCAAAGATTCGAAAACATTTGTTGACTTAGTACCGGATCGTTCATACCAAGAGTTGATAACTCTTTATGAGCAAGAAAAGAACAACCCAGCTTTTGATCTGAATACTTTTGTAAATAGTCATTTCTCGGATCAGTTCAACAGCAGCACAGCAAAATTTGAAACCGATACCACCAAGAACATGTACCAACATATCAGCAATATTTGGGGCATGCTCACAAGGCCCCCAGATGAGGCAGTGGCACATTCTTCAAGGATACCACTTCCCAAAGAATATGTGGTGCCAGGTGGGCGTTTCAGAGAAATATATTATTGGGACAGTTATTTTACCATAGAGGGACTCTTGGCCGATAATAAAAATGCCCTAGCCACAAATATGGTGGACAACTTTAGCCATCTTATTGACACTTTGGGCTTTATACCCAATGGTACTAGGGATTATTACCTCTCTAGGTCACAACCCCCATTTTATACCTTAATGGTCACCGCCTTGACCAAAGGGGAGGATCAGAAATTTATGGAATACCTGCCATACATTGAGAAGGAATATAATTTTTGGATGGACGGGGAGACTGACTTGAAACCTGGTGAACTATCCAGGCATGTTGTAAAAACTACTGAAGGCACTGTGTTAAACAGATATTGGGATAAGCGGGATAGTCCACGACAGGAATCCTATAAGGAGGATGTACACTTGGCAGCTCAATTCAATACCGAGGCCGAAAAAAAGAGACTATATGCCAATTTAAGGGCCGGGGCAGAATCCGGTTGGGACTTTAGTACCAGATGGTATGGTAAAGCTGGGGATTTCGGATCCATTACTACAACCACAATTGCACCCGTAGACCTTAATTGCCTGTTATACTATATGGAAACCCAATTGGCCCGTGGTTACCAATTAAAAGGAGAATTGGAAGTTGCAGAATCCTTTACAAGTAAGGCCGAACTTAGAAGGAAGGCCATACAAAAGGTGTTTTGGAGCGGGAAGGACTCATTTTTTATGGATTTGGATGTTCCTAAGGCAACAGTCAGAGATCAAATGACATTGGCAGGAGTATTTCCATTGTTCTTCAACCTTGCCACAAAAGAACAGGCCCAAATGGTCATGGAACACCTGATGAATGATTTTTTAAAGGATGGTGGATTACTAACTACTTTGGAAAATAGTGGCCAACAATGGGATGCTCCCAATGGTTGGGCACCATTACAGTGGATTGCGGTAAAGGGGTTATTGAATTACGGTTTTGATAACGAAGCAAAGGAAATCATGACCAGATGGTTAGCACTGAACGAAAAAGTATATGCCAATACAGGCAAAATGATGGAAAAATACAATGTTGAGGATGTTACCCTTTTGTCTGGAGGCGGTGAGTATGACCTCCAAGATGGTTTTGGGTGGACCAACGGAGTTGCCCTTGGATTCAGGCAACTAATGGATGAAATGGAATAA